The genomic stretch CCCGGGTCTCTGGTCGACATCCGCCCGATGAAGGACACCACGCCGATCGAAGGCAAGGCGGCGGACTTCAAGGTCATCAAGCTCGACCGCAAGCGCAACAACGTCGTCGTGTCGCGGCGCGCGGTGCTCGAGCAGACGCAGGGCGCGGAGCGTCAGGCGCTGCTGGAGAATCTGCAGGAAGGCGCCGTCGTCAAGGGCATCGTCAAGAACATCACCGACTACGGTGCCTTCGTCGATTTGGGCGGCATCGACGGTCTGCTGCACATCACCGATCTCGCCTGGCGTCGCGTGAAGCACCCCTCGGAGGTGCTGAGCGTGGGCGACGAGGTCGAGGCGAAGGTGCTCAAGTTCGACCAGGAAAAGAACCGCGTCTCGCTCGGCATGAAGCAGCTCGGCGAAGACCCGTGGGTCGGGCTGTCGCGCCGCTATCCCACTGGTACGCGGCTCTTCGGCCGGGTCACCAATCTCACCGACTACGGTGCGTTCGTGGAGATCGAGCCTGGGATCGAAGGTCTCGTCCACGTGTCGGAGATGGACTGGACCAACAAGAACATCCATCCGTCGAAGGTGGTGCAGCTGGGCGACGAGGTGGAGGTCATGATCCTCGAGATCGACGAGGACCGCCGCCGCATCTCGCTCGGCATGAAGCAGTGCATGCCGAACCCCTGGGAAGAGTTCTCGATGAACTTCAAGAAGGGCGACCGGGTGCGCGGCCAGATCAAGTCGATCACCGATTTTGGCATCTTCATCGGGCTTGCCGGCAACATCGACGGCCTCGTGCACCTGTCCGACCTGTCCTGGCACGCGACGGGCGAGGAGGCGGTGCGCAATTACAAGAAGGGCGAGGAAGTCGAGGCGGTCGTGCTCTCCATCGACGTCGAGCGCGAGCGCATCTCGCTCGGCATCAAGCAGCTCGAAGGCGACCCGTTCACCACCTTCGTTGCCAGCCACGACAAGGGCGCGGTGGTGCGTGGCGTGGTGAAGTCGCTCGATCCGAAGGGTGCGGTGGTCACGCTGGAGCCGGATGTCGAAGGCTATCTGCGCGCCTCCGAGGTCGCGCGTGATCGCGTCGAGGACATCCGCAGCCATCTCAAGGAAGGCGACGAAGTCTCGGTGATGATCATCAACATCGATCGCAAGAACCGCAGCATCAATCTCTCGATCAAGGCCAAGGATCTCGCCGAGACCAACGAGGCGCTGCAGAAGATCGCGGCGGAGAACGAGCGGGGGGCGGGTACCACGAGCCTCGGGGCGCTGCTCAAGGCCAAACTGGATGGAAAGAGCTCTGAACAGTAAGGAAGGTCCGGCCATGACCAAGTCGGATTTGATCGCCCGGCTTGCGGTGCGCTATCCGCAGCTCGTGGCGAAGGATGCGGAGCTAGCCGTGAAGATGATCCTCGACGCCATGGCCAAGTGCCTGGCCGAGGGTCGCCGCATCGAGATCCGCGGCTTTGGCAGCTTCGGCCTGAACTATCGGCCGCCGCGCACCGGTCGCAATCCGAAGTCCGGCGAGAAGGTCCACGTCCCGGCGAAGCACGTGCCGCACTTCAAGGCGGGCAAGGAGTTGCGGGAACGGGTCGACCTCAAGAACGCAGAGTAGCGCGTTCGTTGCATGACCCCGGAATCGGCGCGGCTTGCGGGCCGCGCCTTTTCTTGTGTGGGGGGCTGAAGGCGGAGGGAGCGATGCGCGTCGTCGGCTGGATTGTCAAGATCATTCTGTTCGTGCTGCTGGTCGGGTTCGCGGTGAAGAACACCGATCCGATCACGGTGCGCTTCTATCTCGGCTACGAGTGGCACTCGCCGCTCGTCTTCGTGCTGCTCGTCTTCTTCGCGGGTGGCGCCGCATTCGGCGCGCTCTCCAGCCTGCCCTACGCCTTCCGCCATCGCCGCGAGATCCGCGACCTCAGGCAGGAACTGACCAAC from Betaproteobacteria bacterium encodes the following:
- the rpsA gene encoding 30S ribosomal protein S1, with the protein product MVTTAAAQPVSNPAPESFAALFEESLSRKEMRIGEVITAEVVRVDPNFVVVNAGLKSESFIPVDEFRNDRGEVEAQPGEFVSVAIEALEDGHGETRLSRDKARRLAAWTDLEAALERGSVVQGVITGKVKGGLTVMINGIRAFLPGSLVDIRPMKDTTPIEGKAADFKVIKLDRKRNNVVVSRRAVLEQTQGAERQALLENLQEGAVVKGIVKNITDYGAFVDLGGIDGLLHITDLAWRRVKHPSEVLSVGDEVEAKVLKFDQEKNRVSLGMKQLGEDPWVGLSRRYPTGTRLFGRVTNLTDYGAFVEIEPGIEGLVHVSEMDWTNKNIHPSKVVQLGDEVEVMILEIDEDRRRISLGMKQCMPNPWEEFSMNFKKGDRVRGQIKSITDFGIFIGLAGNIDGLVHLSDLSWHATGEEAVRNYKKGEEVEAVVLSIDVERERISLGIKQLEGDPFTTFVASHDKGAVVRGVVKSLDPKGAVVTLEPDVEGYLRASEVARDRVEDIRSHLKEGDEVSVMIINIDRKNRSINLSIKAKDLAETNEALQKIAAENERGAGTTSLGALLKAKLDGKSSEQ
- a CDS encoding integration host factor subunit beta; its protein translation is MTKSDLIARLAVRYPQLVAKDAELAVKMILDAMAKCLAEGRRIEIRGFGSFGLNYRPPRTGRNPKSGEKVHVPAKHVPHFKAGKELRERVDLKNAE
- a CDS encoding DUF1049 domain-containing protein, whose product is MRVVGWIVKIILFVLLVGFAVKNTDPITVRFYLGYEWHSPLVFVLLVFFAGGAAFGALSSLPYAFRHRREIRDLRQELTNRPQTPAVDTPPAERAAGQTTADLS